The following are from one region of the Canis lupus familiaris isolate Mischka breed German Shepherd chromosome 30, alternate assembly UU_Cfam_GSD_1.0, whole genome shotgun sequence genome:
- the INAFM2 gene encoding putative transmembrane protein INAFM2 encodes MKERDAAPAERGKPATYTGDKKAKMAAKTNKKWVRLATVFAYVLSVSLAAIVLAVYYSLIWQPVGAGTSGGAAGPPPGGSNATGPSGTSGAAAGPNATGSSRREAPRDAPPLQAARPVAPEPPADSPLAGPLGRPRGPEEDEEEAAAAPGSR; translated from the coding sequence ATGAAGGAGCGCGACGCGGCCCCGGCCGAGCGGGGCAAGCCGGCCACCTACACCGGGGACAAGAAGGCGAAGATGGCGGCCAAGACCAACAAGAAGTGGGTCCGGCTCGCCACCGTGTTCGCCTACGTGCTCTCCGTGTCGCTGGCCGCCATCGTGCTCGCCGTCTACTACAGCCTCATCTGGCAGCCGGTGGGCGCCGGGACCTCGGGGGGAGCCGCCGGCCCGCCCCCCGGCGGCTCCAACGCCACCGGCCCGTCCGGGACTtcgggggcggcggccgggcccaATGCCACCGGCTCGTCCCGCCGCGAGGCACCGCGCGACGCGCCCCCGCTGCAGGCGGCGCGGCCCGTGGCCCCCGAGCCCCCTGCCGACAGCCCCCTGGCCGGGCCGCtggggcggccgcgggggccggaggaggacgaggaggaagCGGCGGCGGCGCCGGGGAGCCGTTGA